A single Xylella taiwanensis DNA region contains:
- a CDS encoding sulfurtransferase, with protein sequence MVIINTAAYYFVAIAQPQTLADQIRVRAEIAGLKGTVLIAEEGINLFLAGEKVDIDAFYAWLRADARFAVLQVKHSLSTYTPFARLKVKVKPEIIRFHCANVSPLQRRAPSVSAQTLRDWLRRGCDDSGRRLVMLDARNQQEIAYGTFSGAITLPITKFTGFPTALARYRGLLANFTVVSFCTGGIRCEKAVLWMYANGMDNVLQLEGGILGYFEQVGGEGYDGRCFVFDERVALDTQLRPLHDVPVVPSSL encoded by the coding sequence ATGGTTATTATCAATACTGCTGCTTATTACTTTGTCGCGATCGCGCAGCCACAGACACTGGCCGATCAAATTCGTGTGCGTGCGGAGATTGCGGGACTGAAAGGGACGGTGTTGATCGCCGAGGAAGGAATTAACTTATTTCTCGCTGGTGAGAAGGTGGATATCGATGCATTCTATGCTTGGCTGCGTGCTGACGCGCGTTTTGCAGTGCTGCAGGTAAAGCATAGCCTTAGCACATATACACCATTTGCGCGCCTTAAAGTGAAGGTCAAACCAGAGATTATCCGCTTCCACTGCGCGAATGTATCTCCGCTGCAAAGGCGTGCACCTAGCGTCTCTGCGCAGACGTTGCGTGATTGGCTACGTCGAGGTTGCGATGATAGTGGCCGGCGTTTGGTAATGCTCGATGCTCGCAACCAGCAAGAAATTGCATACGGTACATTTTCAGGAGCGATCACCCTGCCTATCACCAAGTTCACTGGATTCCCAACGGCGCTAGCACGGTATCGTGGCCTATTAGCTAACTTCACTGTAGTCAGCTTTTGCACAGGTGGGATTCGCTGTGAAAAGGCTGTGTTGTGGATGTACGCTAATGGGATGGACAACGTGCTGCAATTGGAGGGCGGTATCCTCGGTTACTTCGAGCAAGTTGGTGGTGAAGGCTACGATGGACGTTGCTTTGTGTTCGATGAGCGGGTAGCACTAGATACACAATTGCGTCCGTTGCATGACGTGCCGGTCGTGCCAAGCTCTCTATGA
- a CDS encoding response regulator: MLALQGIRVLIVENDAMNTMLLEMQLSQAGASVIDSTALIKDAIALIDQQPPDIAILDYRLGNGQTSSMIAKRLSELDIPFVLATGTPPEYISSEFASGVILTKPYLTMELIHALKKAYEKISPITTAPESH, encoded by the coding sequence ATGTTGGCTTTACAGGGAATTCGAGTGTTAATCGTAGAAAATGACGCAATGAACACTATGCTTTTGGAAATGCAACTCTCTCAAGCAGGTGCGTCGGTTATCGACTCTACGGCATTGATCAAAGATGCCATTGCGCTGATTGACCAGCAGCCTCCGGATATCGCAATCCTTGACTACCGACTCGGCAACGGCCAAACAAGTAGCATGATCGCGAAGCGTCTCAGCGAACTAGACATCCCATTCGTTCTGGCAACTGGTACTCCTCCCGAATACATCTCCAGTGAGTTCGCATCCGGTGTAATACTGACTAAGCCATATCTCACTATGGAATTGATCCATGCATTGAAAAAGGCTTACGAAAAGATCTCGCCTATAACCACCGCACCCGAGTCTCATTAA
- a CDS encoding superoxide dismutase: protein MAHTLPILLYDYGALEPHIDARTMEIHHTKHHLTYINNLNAALEGTEYADLPLEELLRTLKSLPGSLQGVVRNNGGGHASHSLFWTVMAQGGGGKPKGEVAKAIDQQLGGFETFKDAFTKAALSRFGSGWAWLNVTPSKTLVVESSANQDSPLCDGNTPILCLDVWEHAYYLHYQNRRAEYVNAFYNVVNWDEVERRYVAAMS, encoded by the coding sequence ATGGCTCACACTCTTCCCATCCTGCTTTACGACTACGGTGCGCTGGAACCGCACATCGATGCGCGGACAATGGAAATTCATCACACCAAGCATCATCTCACCTATATCAACAATCTTAACGCTGCGTTGGAAGGAACTGAGTACGCTGATTTGCCTCTCGAAGAGTTGCTTCGCACACTGAAAAGCTTGCCGGGAAGCTTGCAGGGGGTGGTACGCAATAACGGCGGTGGTCATGCCAGCCATTCATTATTCTGGACTGTGATGGCTCAGGGGGGGGGCGGCAAGCCGAAAGGCGAGGTTGCTAAGGCGATCGACCAGCAGCTGGGTGGTTTCGAGACATTTAAAGACGCTTTTACCAAAGCCGCGCTCAGCCGTTTCGGTTCCGGTTGGGCGTGGTTGAACGTCACCCCGAGCAAAACCCTGGTGGTTGAGAGCAGTGCTAACCAGGACAGCCCGCTGTGCGACGGTAATACTCCCATCTTGTGCTTGGACGTATGGGAGCATGCTTATTACTTGCACTACCAGAACCGTCGTGCGGAGTACGTTAATGCTTTCTACAACGTAGTTAACTGGGATGAGGTGGAACGTCGCTATGTAGCTGCGATGAGCTGA
- a CDS encoding ribonuclease domain-containing protein produces the protein MRRTFTLSVTVLLLVATLWSMRALHTPKTEFALVPQHPHGTAHPPSLRTTDELPEFLPAEARAIVTLIQQGGPFSYHKDGSIFGNRERLLPARPYGYYHEYTVETPGSPDRGARRIVTGGDPPEIWYYSDDHYASFRSFKIATP, from the coding sequence ATGCGCAGAACATTCACACTCTCGGTCACCGTTTTACTACTGGTCGCCACCCTGTGGAGCATGCGCGCATTGCATACTCCTAAGACAGAGTTTGCGCTGGTACCACAGCACCCTCACGGCACAGCACACCCACCATCGCTACGCACCACAGACGAGCTACCCGAATTCCTCCCCGCAGAAGCGCGTGCCATAGTCACACTGATCCAACAGGGAGGTCCGTTCTCTTACCACAAGGACGGCAGTATCTTTGGCAACAGGGAGAGGCTGCTACCAGCACGTCCATACGGCTATTACCACGAATACACAGTGGAAACACCAGGTTCTCCAGATCGCGGTGCCCGACGAATTGTCACCGGAGGTGATCCGCCGGAAATCTGGTATTACAGCGACGATCACTACGCCAGCTTCCGCAGCTTTAAGATAGCGACGCCATGA
- a CDS encoding barstar family protein: MNGTNLRLDLTTPRSSSVYRVASSDLPNLAALARASGLQVTHVDLHHCRNKAALLLHLASQLSFPKSFGSNWDALADALRDLSWMAAPGGQALLLDGMDTLAHQAADTHTTLLDIFHETATFWASNNRVFVVFVADTD; the protein is encoded by the coding sequence ATGAACGGCACCAACCTCCGATTGGATCTCACCACCCCAAGAAGCTCCAGCGTTTATCGGGTTGCCTCGAGCGATCTGCCAAACTTAGCCGCACTAGCACGTGCATCCGGACTTCAGGTCACCCACGTGGACCTGCACCACTGTCGCAACAAAGCCGCTTTGCTGCTGCACTTGGCAAGCCAGCTTAGCTTTCCAAAGAGCTTTGGCAGCAACTGGGACGCGCTTGCAGACGCACTGCGCGACCTTAGTTGGATGGCTGCGCCCGGGGGGCAAGCACTGCTGCTGGATGGCATGGACACGCTGGCACACCAGGCAGCCGATACACACACTACACTCCTGGATATCTTTCACGAGACAGCCACATTTTGGGCCAGTAACAACCGGGTGTTTGTGGTCTTCGTGGCCGACACCGACTGA
- a CDS encoding ATP-binding cassette domain-containing protein, with amino-acid sequence MLLITLQNVDYSVGGPLLLEKVALSIEQGERIALIGRNGAGKSTLMRLIVGDLHPESGEIRIQPGVRVARLEQEVPQDMHGSVFDVVAAGLGESGRWLSEFHQLSHAEVLDTEALAQVQSKIDAADAWSLDQRVTEMLTRLELNGEAEFVCLSGGMKRRVLLASALVSLPHLLLLDEPTNHLDTEAIDWLEGFLKVWDGSVLFITHDRRFLRALATRIVEIDRGHVTSWPGNWANYERRREERLNLEAQQHARFDKLLAEEEMWIRQGIKARRTRDEGRVRRLKEMRMERRQRRELSGHVRLEVAQAEFSGKKVIEAKNLCFAFGERTIVCDVSTTILRGDRIGLIGPNGSGKTTLLKLLLGELRPQAGEVCVGTHLQIAYFDQYRAILREDWNAIENVAEGADFIDLNGKRKHLYAYLQDFLFTPERARAPITRLSGGERNRLLLAKLFAQPSNVLVMDEPTNDLDVETLELLEELLANYKGTLLLVSHDRDFLDNVVTSTLVMESEGRVGEYVGGYSDWLWQRPQSTAMVVREPHPVRSEVVMPVSESAKRKLSYKDMRELEQLPGHIERLEEELAALAETMSTPDFYQRDSALVGADTQRLGILQVELDAAYARWAELDC; translated from the coding sequence ATGCTCCTGATAACTCTGCAAAATGTCGATTACAGCGTTGGTGGTCCATTGTTGCTGGAAAAAGTGGCACTGAGTATTGAGCAAGGCGAGCGCATTGCTCTCATCGGTCGCAATGGTGCTGGTAAGTCCACGCTGATGAGGTTGATCGTCGGAGATTTGCATCCGGAGAGCGGAGAAATTCGTATTCAGCCGGGCGTGCGTGTGGCCCGCTTGGAGCAAGAGGTGCCGCAGGACATGCATGGTAGCGTGTTCGATGTGGTCGCTGCCGGCCTTGGTGAATCTGGAAGGTGGCTGTCTGAATTTCACCAACTCAGTCATGCAGAGGTTCTCGACACTGAAGCGTTGGCGCAGGTGCAATCCAAAATTGATGCCGCCGACGCTTGGTCCCTGGACCAGAGGGTGACTGAGATGTTGACCCGTCTCGAGCTAAACGGCGAAGCCGAGTTTGTGTGTCTGTCTGGTGGGATGAAGCGCCGTGTGTTGTTGGCGTCTGCACTCGTATCTTTGCCTCATTTGTTACTACTAGATGAGCCGACCAACCACCTGGATACTGAGGCGATCGATTGGCTTGAGGGTTTCCTCAAGGTTTGGGATGGCAGTGTGCTATTTATCACCCATGATCGCCGCTTCCTGCGTGCGTTGGCGACTCGCATCGTTGAGATCGACCGTGGTCACGTTACTAGTTGGCCCGGCAATTGGGCTAATTATGAACGTCGCCGTGAGGAGCGGCTCAACCTCGAAGCGCAGCAGCATGCCCGCTTCGACAAGCTGTTGGCTGAGGAGGAGATGTGGATCCGGCAGGGGATCAAGGCACGTCGCACTCGTGATGAAGGCCGCGTGCGGCGGCTCAAGGAGATGCGTATGGAGCGCCGTCAACGTCGTGAGCTGAGTGGTCATGTACGGCTAGAGGTGGCTCAAGCTGAGTTTTCTGGGAAGAAGGTCATTGAGGCGAAGAATTTGTGTTTTGCGTTCGGCGAGCGCACGATTGTGTGCGATGTCTCCACCACAATTTTGCGTGGTGACCGTATCGGGTTGATTGGCCCCAATGGTAGTGGCAAGACCACGTTGTTGAAGTTGTTGTTGGGTGAGTTGCGGCCGCAGGCTGGCGAGGTGTGTGTAGGCACTCATCTGCAGATTGCTTACTTTGATCAGTATCGTGCGATTTTGCGTGAAGACTGGAATGCGATTGAGAATGTTGCTGAAGGTGCAGACTTTATTGATCTTAATGGTAAGCGCAAACATCTCTATGCTTATCTGCAGGACTTTTTGTTTACTCCTGAGCGCGCCCGGGCGCCGATCACCCGCTTGTCCGGTGGCGAGCGTAACCGGTTACTGCTGGCGAAGTTGTTCGCACAGCCGTCCAATGTCTTGGTGATGGACGAGCCGACCAACGACTTGGATGTTGAGACCCTGGAGTTACTTGAGGAGTTGTTGGCCAATTACAAGGGCACATTGCTATTGGTCAGCCATGATCGCGATTTTCTCGACAATGTCGTGACATCCACTTTGGTCATGGAAAGCGAAGGAAGGGTTGGCGAATACGTGGGTGGTTACAGTGATTGGCTGTGGCAGCGTCCGCAGTCGACTGCGATGGTGGTGCGCGAGCCACATCCGGTCAGATCTGAAGTGGTGATGCCTGTGTCCGAGTCGGCCAAGCGTAAGCTCAGCTACAAGGACATGCGTGAGTTGGAACAGCTACCTGGTCACATTGAGCGTCTGGAAGAAGAGTTGGCAGCGTTGGCTGAGACGATGAGTACCCCTGATTTTTATCAGCGTGATAGCGCTTTGGTGGGGGCTGATACTCAGCGTTTGGGCATCCTCCAGGTCGAACTGGATGCTGCCTACGCACGTTGGGCTGAACTGGATTGCTGA
- a CDS encoding protein adenylyltransferase SelO, with amino-acid sequence MRSLSFNNCFIDVLPCDPEVSLRPRQVLAAWSVVVPTPVVAPRLLAYSSEVAAILNFDVKELVSPRFVEVFGGNALYPGMQPYAVNYGGHQFGHWAGQLGDGRVITLGGLLGADGMYYELQLKGAGPTPYSRGADGRAVLRSSIREFLCSEAMHHLGIPTTRALSLIATGDTVIRDMFYDGRRVLEPSAIVCRVAPSFIRFGTFELPASRDDIDLLRRLVEFTIMRDYPHLHGTGETLYADWFAEVCTRTAELVAHWMRVGFVHGVMNTDNMSILGLTVDYGPYGWIDDNDLDWTPNVTDAQSRRYRFGAQPQVAYWNLCCLARALAPLFGDATPLQAGMKRFRATYLAAERRDVAAKLGLAACFDEDLRLLDALRTCMHQAEMDMTLTFLGLADWEPQMPDSLALWAEAFYDPVRRDAHAPILRDWLQRYAARLSVDPLPVTERHERMRLANPRYVLRNYLTQHAIECAEQGDLTELHALLEVMRRPYDLQPGREAYAMRRPEWARGRIGCSMLSCSS; translated from the coding sequence ATGCGGTCACTGAGCTTTAACAACTGTTTTATCGATGTGCTGCCCTGCGATCCTGAAGTCAGCTTACGTCCGCGCCAAGTCTTGGCAGCTTGGTCTGTGGTGGTACCGACGCCGGTGGTTGCACCCCGTCTACTGGCGTATTCATCCGAAGTGGCGGCGATATTGAACTTTGATGTGAAGGAATTGGTGAGCCCACGTTTCGTCGAGGTGTTTGGCGGCAATGCGCTATATCCCGGTATGCAGCCGTATGCTGTTAATTACGGTGGACATCAATTCGGACACTGGGCCGGTCAGCTCGGTGATGGTCGTGTGATCACGTTAGGTGGATTGCTCGGTGCCGATGGGATGTACTACGAACTGCAGCTTAAGGGAGCTGGACCTACGCCGTATTCCCGTGGCGCTGACGGCCGTGCGGTACTGCGATCCTCGATCCGTGAGTTCTTGTGTAGTGAGGCGATGCATCATCTTGGGATACCGACTACGCGCGCGTTGAGCCTGATTGCCACCGGAGATACGGTGATACGTGACATGTTCTACGACGGGCGTCGGGTCCTTGAACCTAGTGCGATTGTGTGCCGTGTTGCTCCCTCGTTTATACGCTTTGGAACGTTTGAGTTACCTGCTTCACGTGATGATATCGATCTGCTACGTCGACTGGTCGAGTTCACAATCATGCGGGATTATCCTCATTTGCACGGCACAGGTGAGACGTTGTATGCAGATTGGTTTGCCGAGGTTTGTACGCGTACCGCTGAGCTTGTTGCCCACTGGATGCGGGTTGGTTTTGTACACGGGGTGATGAATACAGACAACATGTCGATTCTGGGCTTGACTGTCGACTACGGTCCATACGGTTGGATCGATGATAATGACCTGGATTGGACTCCAAATGTGACTGATGCGCAGAGTCGACGTTACCGTTTCGGTGCTCAGCCGCAGGTGGCGTATTGGAACCTTTGTTGCTTGGCACGTGCTCTGGCGCCGTTGTTTGGTGACGCAACGCCATTGCAGGCAGGAATGAAAAGATTCCGTGCCACGTATTTAGCGGCCGAGCGCCGCGATGTTGCGGCCAAACTCGGCTTGGCTGCTTGCTTTGACGAAGACCTCAGATTGCTTGATGCATTGCGTACCTGCATGCACCAAGCTGAGATGGATATGACGCTGACTTTCCTGGGCTTGGCTGATTGGGAGCCGCAGATGCCGGACAGTCTGGCACTGTGGGCCGAGGCGTTTTACGATCCTGTCAGGCGTGATGCACATGCACCGATACTGCGTGATTGGCTGCAGCGCTATGCTGCGCGTCTATCTGTGGATCCATTGCCGGTTACAGAACGGCATGAGCGTATGCGTTTGGCTAACCCACGCTATGTGCTGCGCAATTATCTGACACAGCATGCGATCGAATGTGCTGAGCAAGGTGATCTCACTGAGTTGCATGCATTGTTGGAGGTAATGCGCCGGCCCTATGACCTTCAGCCGGGACGTGAGGCGTATGCGATGCGGCGTCCAGAGTGGGCCCGCGGGCGTATCGGTTGCTCGATGCTGTCCTGTAGTTCTTGA
- the csp2 gene encoding cold-shock protein Csp2: MSDDRQIGTVKWFNDNKGFGFITAESGPDLFVHYRAIQGNGFKSLQEGQKVSFIAVQGQKGMQADQVQVL; this comes from the coding sequence ATGTCTGATGATCGTCAGATAGGTACGGTGAAGTGGTTCAATGATAATAAGGGCTTTGGCTTCATCACAGCAGAGTCTGGTCCCGACCTGTTCGTCCATTACCGCGCGATTCAGGGTAACGGATTTAAGTCGCTTCAGGAGGGTCAGAAGGTTTCCTTCATTGCTGTGCAAGGCCAAAAAGGTATGCAGGCTGACCAGGTCCAGGTTCTGTAA
- a CDS encoding GGDEF/EAL domain-containing response regulator has product MKKNKEHTLRLMIIDDNAENAESIVTLLRNSGIAVRPSRPQHLEDVTMMLRHQIDLVLASNSCQIPLRALHQQIFASGKDVPLIQLTWQLNEKEWIAATNFGIRAIALNHHPKHLLEVVNKEIEALQVRRNLRRVEAQMRETERRCNALIASSRDPIAYVHEGMHIHANQAYLRIFGFESFEDIEGLPLLDLIAAPHIEGFKHLLKTLSKGESPPSPYKLDARHLKGNIFPTTMEFTATTYESEPCIQVVLRNCEEFNQELAREIEKLRQRDPVTGLLNRPAFIIALEDALTRASMSKGQFGLLLVEPNHYTEILQEIGLDSADTLITALADFFSEMIDPKVEVRTARFCETKFALLLEGDYTHTMKLAERIRIDIAQHIFLIGKHSTTVTVSIGGVQIDERIASLCQVLYHAVESVQVATQLGGNTVIIYDPAAADRAEEQRIQNLLKQLQQALANNDFIFHYQQIISLQQQSLELYQIYLRMHGNEELISSAALLEIAKKSELIAQIDRWVVARAIAQIGERQRAGHTTHLLVQIDSASFSDPDLLTMVRAELAAHNVPGEQLWLQTPESKVFTHLHNAQQFLSEISVQGCKMGLEQFGTGLDSFQLLAHFKPAFLKLDRHLTQDINSNNNSLEKIREITARAQDTGIATFAEFVTDSTSMSALFNVGVDYVQGDFIAPISSTMNHEF; this is encoded by the coding sequence ATGAAAAAAAATAAAGAACACACGCTACGACTGATGATCATTGACGATAACGCTGAGAATGCAGAATCAATCGTTACTTTGCTGCGAAATAGCGGCATCGCGGTGAGGCCATCCCGGCCACAGCACCTGGAAGACGTGACCATGATGCTCAGACACCAGATTGACCTGGTACTGGCTAGCAATTCCTGCCAAATCCCGCTAAGGGCATTACATCAACAAATTTTCGCTAGTGGCAAGGACGTGCCACTGATCCAACTGACTTGGCAACTAAACGAGAAAGAGTGGATCGCCGCAACCAATTTTGGCATCCGCGCAATTGCCTTAAACCACCACCCTAAGCACCTGTTGGAAGTGGTGAACAAAGAGATTGAAGCACTGCAAGTACGCCGCAATCTACGCCGAGTCGAAGCACAAATGCGGGAGACCGAACGTCGCTGCAACGCACTGATCGCCTCTTCAAGAGATCCGATAGCCTACGTGCATGAAGGCATGCACATTCACGCCAACCAAGCCTATCTGAGGATATTCGGGTTCGAATCGTTTGAAGACATTGAGGGGCTACCATTGCTAGATTTGATTGCAGCACCACATATTGAAGGATTCAAGCATCTGCTCAAAACACTCTCCAAAGGAGAGTCACCGCCTTCGCCGTATAAACTGGATGCACGCCACCTGAAAGGGAACATATTCCCTACAACAATGGAGTTCACCGCCACAACCTACGAAAGTGAGCCATGCATACAAGTAGTACTCCGAAACTGCGAGGAATTCAACCAAGAATTGGCACGTGAAATCGAAAAACTGCGTCAGCGTGATCCTGTCACAGGTCTGCTGAATCGCCCGGCCTTCATCATCGCACTGGAAGATGCGTTGACACGCGCCAGCATGAGCAAAGGTCAGTTCGGCTTGCTGCTGGTTGAACCGAACCATTACACGGAGATCCTACAAGAAATCGGCTTGGACTCGGCCGACACGCTCATCACCGCGCTGGCAGATTTTTTTTCTGAAATGATCGATCCAAAAGTGGAAGTGCGAACCGCGCGTTTCTGTGAGACCAAGTTCGCACTACTGCTAGAGGGCGACTACACACATACCATGAAACTGGCTGAACGAATCCGCATTGACATCGCTCAACACATATTCTTAATTGGCAAACACTCAACCACAGTCACAGTGAGCATTGGCGGCGTACAAATCGACGAACGCATCGCCAGTCTGTGCCAAGTACTCTATCACGCGGTCGAGTCAGTTCAGGTTGCCACTCAGCTTGGTGGCAACACTGTCATCATCTACGACCCAGCAGCAGCAGACCGTGCAGAGGAGCAGCGGATCCAGAACTTACTGAAACAACTGCAGCAAGCACTGGCAAACAACGACTTCATCTTTCATTATCAACAGATAATAAGCCTGCAGCAGCAATCCCTGGAGCTATATCAAATTTACCTACGCATGCATGGAAACGAAGAACTAATTTCATCGGCTGCTCTGTTAGAGATCGCTAAGAAAAGCGAATTGATCGCACAGATTGATCGATGGGTAGTGGCACGCGCGATCGCGCAGATCGGCGAACGCCAGCGCGCTGGCCATACCACGCATCTATTGGTACAGATCGATTCGGCTTCGTTTTCCGACCCGGATTTACTCACTATGGTACGCGCAGAATTGGCCGCGCACAATGTTCCTGGCGAGCAACTGTGGCTACAAACGCCTGAATCAAAAGTGTTCACGCATTTACATAATGCACAGCAGTTCCTTAGTGAAATCTCAGTACAGGGCTGCAAGATGGGACTAGAGCAGTTCGGTACAGGGTTGGATTCATTCCAGCTACTCGCACATTTTAAGCCAGCATTCCTGAAATTGGATCGCCACCTGACTCAAGACATCAATTCCAACAATAACAGTCTAGAGAAAATTCGTGAGATAACTGCACGTGCGCAAGACACCGGCATTGCAACCTTCGCCGAATTCGTGACTGACTCAACTTCGATGAGCGCGTTATTCAACGTTGGTGTGGACTACGTGCAAGGCGATTTCATCGCGCCAATTAGCTCAACAATGAACCACGAGTTCTAA
- the htpX gene encoding protease HtpX produces the protein MFNRIVLFAITNFAVLVLASIVMSLLGVNATQMGGLFVIAVIFGFGGSLISLLISKVIAKRTTGAYVIGQPRNPTELWLLETVRRQAQIVGIAMPEVGIYEGTEVNAFATGPDRNNALVAVSTGLLQNMSQDEVEAVLGHEIAHVANGDMVTMALLQGVLNTFVIVLARVLGGFIDSTLAGNRDGGRGVAYYAIILVLELLFGLFATMITMWFSRHREFRADEGGAYLAGRAKMIAALERLAINRGQSTLPTQVQAFGISGGVGEGLRKLFMSHPPLNQRIAALRAAGQ, from the coding sequence ATGTTTAATCGTATTGTCTTATTTGCCATAACTAACTTTGCGGTGTTGGTTTTGGCTAGTATTGTGATGTCCCTGCTGGGTGTCAATGCGACTCAAATGGGGGGACTGTTTGTCATAGCCGTAATTTTTGGCTTCGGTGGTTCGCTTATCTCGCTATTGATATCTAAGGTCATCGCTAAGCGTACCACTGGTGCCTATGTGATCGGGCAGCCGCGAAATCCAACCGAGCTCTGGTTACTAGAGACGGTACGTCGGCAAGCGCAAATCGTTGGTATCGCCATGCCAGAGGTGGGAATCTATGAGGGAACTGAAGTCAATGCCTTTGCAACTGGTCCTGATCGCAATAATGCCCTGGTAGCAGTGTCGACCGGCTTGCTGCAGAACATGAGTCAGGATGAGGTCGAGGCAGTGTTGGGCCATGAGATTGCACATGTCGCCAACGGTGACATGGTTACCATGGCGCTGCTACAGGGGGTGCTCAACACATTTGTGATCGTACTAGCAAGGGTACTTGGTGGATTTATTGACAGTACGTTGGCCGGTAATCGTGATGGTGGCCGTGGTGTGGCTTATTACGCGATTATATTGGTATTGGAATTGTTGTTTGGCCTTTTTGCGACGATGATTACAATGTGGTTTTCGCGTCATCGTGAATTCCGTGCCGATGAGGGCGGTGCATACTTGGCTGGTCGTGCTAAAATGATTGCCGCATTAGAACGGCTTGCGATTAATCGTGGTCAGAGTACGTTGCCGACACAGGTGCAGGCCTTCGGGATTTCTGGTGGTGTCGGTGAGGGCTTGCGTAAGCTTTTCATGAGCCATCCGCCTCTGAATCAGCGGATCGCTGCACTTCGTGCGGCTGGACAGTAA
- the tuf gene encoding elongation factor Tu, which produces MAQDKFKRTKFHVNVGTIGHVDHGKTTLTAALTKVGAERFGGEFKAYDAIDAAPEEKARGITISTAHVEYESETRHYAHVDCPGHADYVKNMITGAAQMDGAILVCSAADGPMPQTREHILLARQVGVPYIVVFLNKADMVDDAELLELVEMEVRELLSKYDFPGDDTPIVKGSALKALEGDQSEIGVPAIIRLVEALDSYIPEPERAIDRPFLMPVEDVFSISGRGTVATGRVECGVIKVGDEVEIVGIRPTSKTTVTGVEMFRKLLDQGQAGDNAGLLLRGTKRDEVERGQVLAKPGSIKAHKEFEAEVYVLSKEEGGRHTPFFNGYTPQFYMRTTDITGKVCLPEGVEMVMPGDNVKITVSLINPVAMGEGQRFAIREGGRTVGAGVVSKVIS; this is translated from the coding sequence ATGGCTCAGGATAAGTTCAAACGCACCAAGTTTCACGTAAATGTTGGTACGATTGGTCACGTTGACCACGGCAAGACTACGCTGACAGCGGCGCTGACTAAGGTGGGTGCTGAGCGTTTTGGTGGCGAGTTCAAGGCATACGATGCGATTGATGCTGCACCTGAAGAGAAGGCGCGTGGGATTACGATTTCTACGGCTCACGTTGAGTATGAAAGTGAAACCCGCCACTATGCCCATGTGGACTGTCCGGGTCATGCTGATTATGTGAAGAACATGATTACGGGTGCTGCGCAGATGGATGGCGCGATTTTAGTATGTTCGGCTGCTGATGGTCCGATGCCGCAGACTCGCGAGCATATTTTGCTGGCTCGCCAGGTTGGCGTACCTTACATTGTTGTGTTCTTGAACAAGGCTGACATGGTGGACGATGCCGAGTTGCTTGAGCTGGTGGAGATGGAGGTGCGTGAGTTGTTGAGTAAATACGATTTTCCTGGTGACGACACCCCGATCGTGAAGGGTTCGGCATTGAAGGCCCTGGAAGGGGATCAGTCGGAGATTGGTGTGCCGGCGATTATTCGACTGGTGGAGGCATTGGACAGCTACATTCCAGAGCCGGAGCGTGCGATTGATCGTCCGTTTTTAATGCCTGTGGAAGATGTGTTTTCGATTTCTGGTCGTGGCACGGTGGCGACTGGTCGTGTTGAATGCGGTGTGATTAAGGTAGGTGATGAAGTAGAAATTGTTGGTATTCGTCCGACGTCCAAGACGACTGTGACGGGTGTGGAGATGTTCCGTAAGTTGTTGGATCAAGGTCAGGCTGGGGACAATGCGGGTCTTTTGTTGCGCGGTACTAAGCGCGATGAGGTGGAACGTGGTCAGGTATTGGCGAAGCCGGGTTCGATCAAGGCGCATAAGGAATTTGAGGCTGAGGTGTATGTGCTGTCGAAAGAGGAAGGCGGTCGCCACACTCCGTTTTTCAATGGATACACGCCGCAGTTTTACATGCGTACAACAGACATCACCGGTAAGGTGTGTTTACCTGAGGGAGTGGAGATGGTGATGCCTGGAGATAATGTGAAGATAACGGTGTCGCTGATTAATCCCGTGGCAATGGGTGAGGGGCAGCGCTTTGCGATCCGTGAGGGTGGACGCACAGTGGGAGCTGGAGTAGTTTCGAAGGTTATTAGTTAA